The following are encoded in a window of Roseimaritima ulvae genomic DNA:
- the tig gene encoding trigger factor translates to MSTTDLPDGTPSTEETAVPLKLDMKVESPQACLRHVVVTIPREEIERYLKKEYDELVPEAQVPGFRAGRAPRKLVEKQFKDRVEDRVKGALLMDSLSQITDDAEFSAISEPEFDYESIDLPEDGDFRFEFSVEVRPEFETPEIKGLKLNRPVEEISEDDVTAALDGLLRRYGSDEATDEPAQLDDKLLITATFKQDGRVLSEMDEERVDLKPALTFSDSRCDSFGELMVGVKEGESRTGKVVIGEGVDDEEMRGKEVDATFNVVEVVRYTKPELTPQFLLELGDFESQDELRDFVRSSLERQAEFRQQQALRKQVTELLAGSADFDLPPELVKRQTRRELERKILEFRRSGFSEDQIRSFVNAIRQNAQDSTEAALREHFILEQIAEEQEIEADESDYDEEIELIAEQSDQPTRRVRARLEKSGQMDALRNQIIERKVIELVTEQAEITEEAVSRDDQGSDNEFAIYHNVIRAKDASAIPEAKYDDSAAPDADAAKEKD, encoded by the coding sequence ATGTCCACTACGGATTTACCAGACGGCACCCCATCGACTGAAGAGACTGCGGTACCGCTCAAATTGGATATGAAGGTGGAAAGCCCTCAGGCTTGCCTCCGCCACGTGGTGGTCACGATTCCTCGCGAGGAAATCGAGCGTTACCTGAAGAAGGAATACGACGAATTGGTTCCCGAGGCTCAGGTGCCCGGGTTCCGTGCCGGTCGCGCCCCGCGAAAATTGGTCGAAAAGCAGTTCAAGGATCGCGTCGAAGATCGCGTCAAAGGTGCCTTGCTGATGGATAGCCTCAGCCAGATCACCGATGATGCCGAGTTCTCGGCTATCAGCGAGCCCGAGTTTGATTACGAATCGATTGATTTGCCCGAAGATGGCGATTTTCGCTTCGAGTTTTCGGTCGAAGTTCGGCCTGAGTTCGAAACGCCGGAAATCAAGGGCTTGAAGCTGAACCGTCCGGTTGAAGAAATCAGCGAAGACGACGTCACCGCCGCCTTGGACGGTTTGCTGCGACGCTACGGCAGCGACGAGGCGACCGACGAGCCCGCTCAGTTGGACGACAAGTTGCTGATCACGGCAACCTTCAAGCAGGATGGTCGTGTGTTGTCCGAAATGGACGAAGAACGCGTCGATCTGAAGCCCGCGTTGACCTTCTCGGATTCTCGCTGCGATAGCTTCGGCGAATTGATGGTCGGCGTCAAAGAAGGTGAATCTCGCACCGGCAAAGTTGTCATCGGCGAAGGCGTCGATGACGAAGAAATGCGAGGCAAAGAAGTCGACGCCACGTTCAACGTGGTTGAAGTCGTTCGCTATACGAAGCCCGAATTGACGCCTCAGTTCCTGCTGGAATTGGGCGATTTTGAATCCCAGGACGAGTTGCGTGACTTTGTCCGCAGCTCGCTGGAGCGTCAGGCAGAATTCCGTCAACAACAAGCCTTGCGAAAGCAAGTCACGGAATTGTTGGCAGGGTCGGCCGACTTCGACCTTCCGCCGGAATTGGTGAAACGCCAAACCCGCCGCGAACTGGAACGCAAGATTCTGGAATTCCGCCGCAGCGGTTTCAGCGAAGATCAGATCCGCAGCTTCGTCAACGCGATCCGGCAGAACGCTCAAGATTCCACCGAAGCTGCTCTGCGTGAGCACTTCATTCTGGAACAGATCGCCGAAGAGCAAGAAATCGAAGCGGACGAGTCGGATTACGACGAAGAAATCGAACTGATCGCCGAACAGAGTGATCAACCGACCCGCCGCGTGCGTGCTCGACTGGAAAAATCCGGCCAGATGGACGCCCTGCGAAATCAGATCATCGAACGCAAGGTCATTGAATTGGTCACCGAGCAGGCGGAGATCACCGAAGAAGCGGTGAGCCGCGATGACCAGGGCAGCGACAACGAGTTCGCGATCTATCACAACGTGATCCGCGCCAAAGACGCGTCGGCGATTCCTGAAGCCAAATACGACGATTCGGCAGCTCCTGACGCCGATGCCGCGAAAGAGAAAGACTGA
- a CDS encoding DoxX family protein, whose translation MITGGLFIAAGISQLVRPAAYLSVVPPYLPFPLALIYGTGVLKALGGLGLLVPRTRRPVGWTLVLLLVAVFPANVHMALNPQQFGDVPPALLIARLPLQLVFIAWVYWLAIRNRGLTPRRSAASR comes from the coding sequence TTGATCACAGGCGGGCTGTTTATCGCCGCGGGAATCAGCCAGTTGGTCCGGCCCGCGGCTTATCTAAGTGTCGTGCCACCGTATCTGCCTTTCCCCTTGGCCCTGATCTATGGCACGGGCGTGCTGAAGGCACTGGGCGGACTGGGTTTGCTGGTTCCGCGGACGCGACGACCCGTCGGCTGGACTCTGGTGCTTCTGCTAGTTGCCGTTTTTCCCGCCAACGTGCACATGGCCTTGAACCCTCAGCAGTTTGGGGATGTCCCGCCGGCATTGTTGATCGCCAGGCTGCCGCTGCAGTTGGTATTCATCGCCTGGGTTTATTGGCTGGCGATCCGGAACCGTGGGCTAACGCCCCGCCGATCAGCCGCATCGCGCTAG
- a CDS encoding pyridoxal phosphate-dependent decarboxylase family protein: protein MDREKYDALVDTFFKWDQKAIVSIFEELLSAAEAEDGHRALRPMSQNYETAQANPEIHILPGNLKDARDAIFPYFWGTDSWNSPLHLENVRGPANHASLIGAVACLLKNPNLCTDRYSQRSNELEVKAITALANLIFYHTDDPWGVFTIGGTISNLYGAKIGIEKVIPGAMQKGLGGQRVVGICSQASHYSNQTVAGWVGIGTEQLESIPTDQDLAMRTDRLAERIESLYREGTKVAYVVATFGTTDGFGLDDIQAIREIIDRLASQYDQPTPQLHVDAAVGWALTFLTEYSGQRNTLEFSDELLGIVRRVQQHCAGLQYADSVTIDFHKLGRGHYPSSAFIVNRRADLKFLARSVSDTPYFAEADARRDPALFTLECSRPAIGPYSVMASLNAIGLEGWRMLIARSLELAEKLKQGLEQLDYCRVLNRNTPGPSVNWWVLPKGRNAEEIFQQLVAGELSEDQRNRYFSEIRRLLDKREKMMDPTLDARLGLTTDYGFRPGGVEVPAWKAVFFNPATDDAIVERIIYGLEELT from the coding sequence ATGGATCGAGAAAAATACGACGCGTTGGTCGATACCTTCTTTAAATGGGACCAGAAGGCCATCGTTTCCATCTTTGAGGAACTGCTGAGCGCAGCGGAGGCCGAGGATGGGCATCGGGCGCTGCGGCCGATGTCGCAGAACTACGAAACCGCACAGGCCAATCCCGAAATTCACATCCTGCCGGGTAACCTAAAAGACGCTCGCGATGCCATCTTCCCGTACTTCTGGGGAACCGACAGTTGGAACAGCCCCTTGCACCTGGAAAACGTCCGCGGACCCGCCAACCACGCTTCGCTGATCGGCGCGGTCGCTTGCCTGTTGAAGAATCCGAACCTGTGTACCGACCGTTACAGCCAACGGTCCAATGAACTGGAGGTCAAAGCGATCACGGCGTTGGCAAACCTGATTTTCTACCACACCGATGATCCCTGGGGAGTGTTCACGATCGGCGGCACGATCTCCAATTTGTACGGCGCCAAAATCGGCATCGAAAAAGTCATCCCCGGCGCGATGCAAAAAGGCCTAGGTGGTCAACGCGTGGTGGGGATCTGTTCGCAGGCCAGTCATTATTCCAACCAAACGGTGGCCGGCTGGGTGGGGATCGGGACCGAGCAGTTGGAGTCGATACCGACCGACCAGGATCTGGCCATGCGGACCGATCGGCTGGCCGAACGGATCGAGTCGCTGTATCGCGAAGGAACTAAAGTCGCCTATGTGGTGGCCACCTTTGGGACAACCGATGGCTTTGGGCTGGATGACATTCAAGCCATCCGCGAGATCATCGATCGTCTGGCCTCGCAATACGATCAGCCAACCCCTCAGTTGCACGTCGACGCGGCCGTTGGTTGGGCGTTGACGTTTTTGACCGAATATTCGGGCCAGCGGAATACATTGGAATTCTCTGATGAATTGTTGGGCATCGTCCGTCGGGTGCAGCAGCACTGCGCGGGGCTGCAGTATGCCGACAGCGTGACGATCGACTTTCACAAATTGGGCCGGGGACACTATCCCTCCAGCGCCTTTATCGTGAATCGTCGCGCCGACCTGAAGTTCTTGGCTCGCTCGGTTTCCGACACTCCGTATTTTGCCGAAGCCGACGCTCGCCGCGACCCGGCTCTGTTTACGCTGGAATGCTCACGGCCGGCGATTGGGCCGTACAGCGTGATGGCGTCACTGAATGCGATCGGGCTGGAGGGCTGGCGAATGTTGATCGCTCGCAGCCTGGAGTTGGCCGAGAAGCTCAAACAGGGGCTGGAACAATTGGATTATTGCCGGGTACTGAACCGCAACACGCCCGGCCCCAGCGTCAATTGGTGGGTGTTGCCCAAGGGACGCAACGCCGAGGAGATTTTCCAGCAACTGGTGGCCGGAGAGTTGAGCGAGGACCAGCGGAACCGTTATTTCAGTGAGATTCGGCGGTTGCTGGACAAACGCGAGAAGATGATGGACCCCACGCTTGATGCTCGGCTGGGGCTAACCACTGACTACGGCTTCCGGCCCGGCGGCGTCGAGGTGCCGGCCTGGAAAGCCGTGTTCTTTAACCCTGCAACCGACGATGCGATCGTCGAGCGGATTATTTATGGCTTGGAAGAGCTGACCTAG
- the cydB gene encoding cytochrome d ubiquinol oxidase subunit II: MSYDTLTLIWFLLLGILICGYAILDGFDLGVGILHLFVARDDTQRRLVMNSIGPLWDGNEVWLVTFGGALFAAFPVAYATVFSSFYEAFHLLLLCLIGRAVSLEFRSKVYSPRWRKLWDFSFFLSSLTAALLLGVAAGNILRGMQLGPNHHYEGSLLSQLHWYPLLVGGLTVTLFALHGAIYLYLKTEADLQSQVRRLIMPLFYCFAGLYVIVTALTWQQAPHALDSLQQFPWLWVVPVLNVLAVMNIPRAMHLGRPGYAFFTSTMVIVAFACLFSVAIFPNLMRSTIDPAYSITLETARSSKLCLEIMLAFAVIGMPCVISYTVVVYWIFHGKVKLDASSY, translated from the coding sequence ATCAGCTACGACACGTTAACCCTGATTTGGTTCCTGTTGCTGGGCATCCTGATCTGCGGCTACGCGATCCTGGACGGCTTTGATCTGGGCGTCGGCATCCTGCACCTGTTTGTCGCTCGCGACGATACACAGCGGCGTCTGGTGATGAATTCGATCGGTCCGCTGTGGGACGGCAACGAGGTCTGGCTGGTGACCTTTGGTGGCGCCCTGTTTGCTGCCTTCCCGGTCGCCTACGCCACCGTATTTAGCAGCTTCTACGAAGCCTTCCATCTGCTGCTTTTATGCCTGATCGGCCGCGCGGTCAGTCTGGAATTCCGCTCCAAGGTTTATTCGCCTCGCTGGCGAAAGCTCTGGGACTTCAGTTTCTTCCTGTCATCGCTGACCGCAGCACTGCTACTGGGGGTCGCCGCAGGCAATATCCTCCGCGGCATGCAACTGGGACCAAACCACCACTACGAGGGCAGCCTCTTATCTCAGCTGCATTGGTATCCGCTGTTGGTGGGCGGGCTTACCGTAACGCTGTTCGCGTTGCACGGAGCGATCTATCTGTACCTGAAAACGGAAGCGGACCTGCAATCGCAGGTACGACGGCTGATCATGCCCTTGTTCTACTGCTTTGCCGGCTTGTACGTGATCGTGACCGCATTGACCTGGCAGCAAGCTCCCCACGCCTTGGACAGCCTACAACAATTCCCCTGGCTGTGGGTCGTTCCGGTTCTAAACGTGTTGGCGGTGATGAACATTCCCCGTGCCATGCACCTGGGCCGGCCGGGCTACGCGTTCTTCACTTCAACGATGGTGATCGTGGCCTTTGCCTGCCTGTTCAGCGTGGCCATTTTTCCCAACCTGATGCGGTCCACGATCGATCCGGCGTACTCCATCACCCTGGAAACAGCCCGCAGCAGCAAGCTGTGCTTGGAGATCATGTTGGCGTTCGCGGTGATCGGCATGCCGTGCGTTATCAGCTACACGGTCGTCGTGTACTGGATCTTCCACGGGAAGGTCAAACTGGACGCATCGAGTTACTAG
- a CDS encoding cytochrome ubiquinol oxidase subunit I: MDVELLSRLQFAGTIMFHYLFPPLSIGLGLQLFLCELAYNRTKEPAWEAAARFWTRVFAVNFGMGVATGIVMEFEFGTNWAAYSRFVGDVFGSALAAEGIFAFFLESGFLAVLVFGWDRVSPKMHLFSTAMVFLGSVFSAVWIVVANSWQQTPAGYHIVWHDVQGQREPRAEVTDFWQMVFNPSSVDRLTHTLLGALVLGAFFVASVSAYYLYSNRHHDVARRCLRISLPSSLLLTLLAALSGHDSAQKLVHTQPAKLAAMEAHFHSDDGPTGLYLFGWPDSENQTVHGGVQVPRLLSAMVYGDLHTPVPGLDQIPPENRPPVWLPFQTFHLMVGIGTALIGIAAIGCWYWWRGTLAQKRWLLWLLMLSPVLAMTANQAGWITAEVGRQPWIVHPSVQDGVAMMGLRTSEGLSESVTAQQVLSSIIMFGVIYSLLFAVWIYVLNAKIKHGPESVEELREHKRQHHESLLEKISHSSKSHGGSLLEDEK, translated from the coding sequence ATGGATGTCGAGCTGCTCAGTCGGCTACAGTTTGCTGGAACGATCATGTTTCACTACCTGTTTCCCCCGCTGTCGATTGGTTTGGGGCTGCAGCTGTTTCTCTGCGAGCTGGCCTACAATCGCACCAAGGAACCGGCCTGGGAAGCCGCCGCGCGGTTTTGGACACGGGTGTTCGCCGTCAACTTTGGCATGGGCGTGGCGACGGGCATCGTGATGGAGTTCGAATTTGGCACCAACTGGGCGGCCTACTCACGCTTTGTCGGAGACGTGTTTGGCTCGGCCCTAGCAGCCGAAGGCATCTTTGCGTTTTTTTTGGAAAGCGGATTTTTAGCGGTGCTGGTCTTTGGCTGGGATCGCGTCTCCCCCAAGATGCACCTGTTCAGCACCGCCATGGTGTTCCTGGGATCGGTGTTTAGCGCCGTGTGGATTGTTGTGGCCAACAGCTGGCAGCAGACCCCAGCCGGCTACCACATTGTCTGGCACGACGTGCAGGGCCAACGCGAACCCCGCGCCGAAGTCACCGATTTCTGGCAGATGGTTTTCAACCCTTCCTCGGTCGACCGGCTAACGCACACGCTGCTGGGCGCGTTGGTCCTGGGGGCCTTTTTTGTCGCTTCGGTTTCCGCCTACTACCTCTACAGCAACCGGCATCATGACGTGGCCCGACGGTGCCTGCGAATCTCCCTGCCCTCATCGCTGCTGCTCACGCTGTTGGCCGCACTGAGCGGTCACGATTCGGCGCAAAAACTGGTGCATACTCAACCGGCTAAATTGGCCGCCATGGAAGCTCATTTCCATTCCGATGATGGCCCCACCGGACTTTATCTGTTCGGCTGGCCGGACTCAGAAAACCAAACGGTGCACGGCGGCGTGCAGGTCCCACGTCTGCTCAGCGCGATGGTCTACGGCGACCTTCACACCCCGGTCCCAGGACTCGACCAGATCCCGCCCGAAAATCGCCCTCCGGTATGGCTCCCGTTCCAAACGTTTCACCTGATGGTGGGCATCGGCACGGCGCTGATCGGCATCGCGGCCATTGGCTGCTGGTATTGGTGGCGTGGCACACTGGCGCAGAAACGTTGGCTGCTGTGGTTGCTGATGCTGTCCCCCGTGTTGGCGATGACAGCCAACCAAGCCGGTTGGATCACGGCCGAAGTGGGACGGCAACCCTGGATCGTACACCCTTCGGTTCAAGACGGCGTGGCGATGATGGGATTGCGAACCAGCGAGGGGTTGAGCGAATCGGTCACCGCCCAGCAAGTACTCAGCTCCATCATCATGTTCGGCGTGATCTATTCCCTGCTATTCGCGGTTTGGATCTACGTGCTGAACGCAAAAATCAAACACGGCCCGGAGTCGGTCGAAGAACTGCGTGAACATAAACGTCAACACCACGAGTCGCTGCTGGAAAAGATTTCGCACAGCAGTAAAAGCCACGGTGGTTCGCTGCTGGAGGACGAAAAATGA